A section of the Flavobacteriales bacterium genome encodes:
- a CDS encoding DNA starvation/stationary phase protection protein, giving the protein MKTNAIGLDRKKAAKLAEKLNVLLANYSIFYQNTRGYHWNIKGEKFFELHLKFEELYNDLLLKIDEVAERILTLGATPAHNYSDYRKEATIRESRQVSDGNAAVKDILTAFNTVITLQRELLELSADANDEGTNALMSDYIRAQEKLVWMYSAYLGR; this is encoded by the coding sequence ATGAAGACCAATGCGATCGGACTCGACCGGAAGAAGGCCGCGAAGCTGGCCGAAAAGCTCAACGTCCTGCTGGCGAACTACTCGATCTTCTACCAGAACACACGGGGTTACCACTGGAACATCAAGGGCGAAAAGTTCTTCGAACTGCATCTGAAGTTCGAGGAGCTGTACAACGACCTGCTGCTGAAGATCGACGAGGTGGCGGAGCGGATCCTCACCCTTGGAGCGACACCGGCGCACAACTACAGCGACTACCGCAAGGAGGCCACCATCAGGGAAAGTCGTCAGGTGAGCGACGGTAACGCGGCCGTGAAGGACATCCTGACCGCGTTCAACACCGTGATCACCCTGCAGCGCGAGCTGTTGGAACTGAGCGCCGATGCGAACGACGAAGGGACCAACGCCCTGATGAGCGATTACATCCGCGCCCAGGAGAAACTGGTGTGGATGTACTCGGCCTATCTGGGCAGGTGA
- a CDS encoding STAS domain-containing protein: MPQFRRDALAGVIVGIVALPLSIAFAIASGVTPEKGLITAIVAGFFISAFGGSRVQIGGPTGAFIVIIYGIVQEHGVEGLTIATLIAGVLLVLLGLLRAGALLRYFPHTLIVGFTTGIAVIIFSTQVNDLLGLGIAHVPADLVEKWGAYLQHAAAFDPLTFAIGAGTIAITVLMPRMLPAIPGPLVAIVLATVAVTVFQLPVDTIGSRYGGIPTSLPAPHFAWVDLATFKELLRPALAIALLGGIESLLSAVVADGSIGGRHRSNMELVAQGGANVVSALFGGIPATGAIARTATNIKNGGRTPMAGMVHAAVLLLILLVAGQWAALIPMACLAGILVVVAWNMAEVHSFIAVFRTSRYDMAVLLVTFLLTAFVDLVVAIEIGLVLAAFLFMKRMSDSTRLSELGAADGTAEKLFESELGTVPSHVVIFEINGPLFFGAAQTFAETIRQVGDHHRVLILRMRHVPFIDATGLHRLQDIIRTMERRHVRVLLTDVRPEVQGSIQDAGLPMEGRLCPDIRSAIALAGATK; the protein is encoded by the coding sequence ATGCCGCAGTTCCGGCGCGATGCACTGGCCGGCGTGATCGTGGGCATCGTGGCCTTGCCGCTCTCCATCGCCTTCGCCATCGCCTCGGGCGTGACCCCGGAAAAAGGCTTGATCACGGCGATCGTCGCGGGCTTCTTCATCAGCGCCTTCGGTGGCAGCCGCGTGCAGATCGGTGGCCCCACCGGCGCGTTCATCGTCATCATCTACGGCATCGTGCAGGAGCATGGCGTGGAGGGGCTCACCATCGCCACGCTGATCGCCGGCGTTCTGCTGGTGCTGCTCGGCCTCTTGCGTGCCGGGGCCTTGCTGCGCTATTTCCCGCACACGCTCATCGTGGGCTTCACCACCGGGATCGCGGTGATCATCTTCTCCACGCAGGTCAACGACCTGCTGGGGCTGGGCATCGCCCACGTGCCTGCGGACCTCGTGGAGAAGTGGGGGGCCTATTTGCAGCACGCGGCGGCCTTCGACCCGCTCACCTTCGCCATCGGTGCAGGCACCATCGCCATCACCGTGCTGATGCCGCGCATGCTGCCTGCGATCCCGGGGCCCCTGGTGGCCATCGTGCTGGCCACGGTCGCGGTCACGGTGTTCCAGTTGCCCGTGGACACCATCGGATCGCGGTACGGGGGCATCCCCACCAGCCTGCCGGCACCACACTTCGCGTGGGTGGACCTGGCCACCTTCAAGGAACTGCTCCGGCCCGCATTGGCCATTGCGCTGCTGGGTGGCATCGAATCGCTGCTGAGCGCGGTGGTGGCCGATGGCAGCATCGGTGGCCGGCACCGCAGCAACATGGAGCTGGTGGCCCAGGGTGGGGCGAACGTGGTGTCCGCGCTCTTCGGCGGCATCCCGGCCACCGGCGCCATCGCCCGCACCGCCACCAACATCAAGAACGGTGGGCGAACACCGATGGCGGGCATGGTGCACGCCGCGGTGCTGCTGCTGATCCTGCTGGTGGCCGGGCAATGGGCCGCACTGATCCCCATGGCCTGCCTGGCGGGGATCCTTGTGGTGGTGGCCTGGAACATGGCCGAGGTCCACAGCTTCATCGCCGTGTTCCGCACCAGCCGCTACGACATGGCCGTGCTGCTCGTCACCTTCCTGCTCACCGCGTTCGTGGACCTGGTGGTGGCCATCGAGATCGGCCTGGTGCTGGCGGCCTTCCTCTTCATGAAGCGCATGAGCGACAGCACACGGCTCAGCGAACTGGGGGCCGCGGACGGCACCGCGGAGAAGCTGTTCGAATCCGAGTTGGGCACGGTGCCCTCGCATGTGGTGATCTTCGAGATCAACGGACCGCTCTTCTTCGGTGCGGCGCAGACCTTCGCCGAGACCATCCGCCAGGTGGGCGATCACCACCGCGTGCTGATCCTGCGCATGCGCCATGTGCCCTTCATCGACGCCACGGGGCTGCACCGGCTGCAGGACATCATCCGGACGATGGAGCGGCGCCACGTGCGCGTCCTGCTCACCGATGTGCGGCCGGAGGTGCAGGGCTCCATCCAGGACGCCGGACTACCGATGGAAGGGCGCCTGTGCCCGGACATCCGTTCGGCGATCGCACTGGCCGGAGCAACGAAGTGA
- a CDS encoding DsrE family protein has translation MKQMLLLLALLAGPVMHAQDQARQHRIVMQLTSGDTLVHKNLMKQFRNMLEAAPTAKIEVVCHGPGMDMLMSDSSVVGARVKEFAAKGVAFTACDNTIRERQLDPAKVLPEAGHVKAGIIHIVERQEDGWSYIKAGF, from the coding sequence ATGAAACAGATGCTCCTTCTGCTCGCCCTTCTGGCCGGGCCCGTGATGCATGCGCAGGACCAGGCCCGCCAACACCGCATCGTGATGCAGCTCACCAGTGGTGACACCCTCGTCCACAAGAACCTGATGAAACAGTTCAGGAACATGCTGGAGGCCGCGCCCACGGCGAAGATCGAGGTGGTGTGCCACGGGCCCGGCATGGACATGCTGATGAGCGACAGCAGCGTGGTGGGAGCCAGGGTGAAGGAGTTCGCCGCCAAAGGCGTCGCCTTCACGGCCTGCGACAACACCATCCGCGAACGCCAGCTGGACCCCGCCAAGGTGTTGCCTGAGGCGGGCCATGTGAAGGCCGGCATCATCCACATCGTGGAGCGGCAGGAGGACGGTTGGAGCTACATCAAGGCCGGCTTCTAG